A window of the Helianthus annuus cultivar XRQ/B chromosome 4, HanXRQr2.0-SUNRISE, whole genome shotgun sequence genome harbors these coding sequences:
- the LOC110936376 gene encoding uncharacterized protein LOC110936376, translating into MDLFHLQENYTLVLATCFIILVIYYLSFLYKTITTPPEASGAWPIIGHYKVFNGPNLPHVTLASLADRYGPIFTVRLGVRKVLVVSNWEIVKDIFTTHDQIVSDRPNYVAANILGRNGASFSFTPYGPYWVGIRKIISQELLSNTRLQKLRHVGEIELERAIINIHELWREKRDEQGKVLVEMKKWFGELNMNTMLKVVAGKRYTGGDGEIDEEEMINCREIIREWFHYFGHFFVADALPFLDRLDLGGYKKATKQVARDLDSMIGKWLEEHRQKRSSDNAGEVNDFMDVMIQVLEDDDLAGYNADTVIKGTCEFGSLVYDNMDSSYNPNLSSTPAATRSSDFQQSGIRATKGKMPMTDLKPTSTMLPCQHCTDEMKNNNKRFQRIKTCFYCHQPGHQIYKCNKKETDEATQLIRQAVNAGIQNQRGDFSNHQEMIVVGTEGGLWSDIWYVSSVFKHHIAGNLNVFKRIKHIIGVDTQTGENNFLFTRGVGSVEIKTGNETMRIQSVFYSPELDRNVLSIDQLTMQGFTVNKNGDTCKIYPMFSTPVDNSMNETSGLTREEEIGLHEKQNIIEENVHDSEFKERYLNSYFEDLDLSSHETDWSMMIVKNMEFNEFDDCIAFINLLDDREFVIKYKHMLDSKFEELVKWFLFNYMEITSRPVPPVALHKRKVNLLSLYLLVAADGGYKTVTTENMWPAIAKDMGFNYEDGDYMRTTYAMYLDILEYYYSFNQFQRKMQDKEVVVEEGRLTESQQRVSTNAEGVQQEIAQETAGMGQAALFTSIDDEDWNKGKRRKRFNFDYARWAVEEANKSVLDRSIKHNLV; encoded by the exons ATGGATCTTTTCCATCTGCAAGAAAATTACACACTAGTTCTTGCAACTTGTTTCATAATTCTAGTCATCTACTACTTATCATTCTTGTACAAAACCATTACTACCCCACCTGAAGCAAGTGGTGCATGGCCTATAATAGGCCACTACAAAGTTTTTAATGGTCCTAATCTTCCCCATGTAACCTTGGCATCCTTGGCTGACCGATATGGACCCATCTTTACCGTCCGGCTTGGTGTACGCAAGGTCTTGGTGGTGAGTAATTGGGAGATAGTTAAGGACATCTTTACTACCCATGATCAGATTGTTTCCGACCGCCCGAATTATGTGGCTGCAAATATTTTGGGACGAAACGGTGCTTCTTTTTCATTCACTCCTTATGGTCCCTATTGGGTTGGAATACGTAAAATCATCTCCCAAGAGTTGCTTTCTAATACTCGGCTCCAGAAGCTTAGGCATGTTGGAGAGATTGAACTAGAAAGAGCTATTATCAACATCCATGAGCTTTGGAGGGAGAAGAGAGACGAGCAAGGGAAAGTGTTGGTGGAAATGAAGAAATGGTTTGGGGAATTGAATATGAATACGATGCTCAAAGTGGTTGCTGGAAAGCGGTACACCGGAGGTGATGGTGAAATAGATGAGGAAGAAATGATAAATTGTCGTGAAATCATAAGGGAGTGGTTTCACTACTTCGGACATTTTTTTGTGGCTGACGCTCTTCCTTTTTTGGATCGGTTGGATTTGGGCGGATATAAAAAGGCAACGAAACAAGTTGCAAGGGACCTAGATTCCATGATTGGGAAATGGTTAGAAGAGCATCGCCAGAAAAGATCTTCTGACAATGCGGGAGAGGTGAACGACTTCATGGATGTGATGATCCAAGTACTAGAAGACGATGACTTAGCGGGTTACAATGCTGATACAGTCATTAAAGGCACGTGTGAG TTTGGTTCTCTTGTTTATGACAATATGGATTCTTCTTATAATCCAAACTTGTCGTCAACTCCCGCTGCCACTCGGTCATCAGACttccaacaaagtggtatcagagcaacgAAAGGGAAGATGCCGATGACTGATCTGAAACCGACGTCCACTATGTTGCCTTGTCAACACTGCACagatgaaatgaagaacaataataagcgATTTCAGCGAATAAAGACATGTTTTTACTGTCACCAACCGGGGCATCAAATTTACAAGTGTAATAAGAAAGAAACAGATGAAGCGACACAGTTAATCCGGCAAGCGGTGAATGCGGGTATACAGAATCAAAGAGGAGATTTCAGTAATCATCAAGAGATGATTGTAGTGGGTACCGAAGGCGGGCTATGGAGCGATATTTGGTACGTTAGTTCTGTATTTAAACACCATATTGCCGGAAATTTAAACGTGTTTAAACGAATTAAACACATAATCGGGGTTGATACACAAACCGGGGAAAATAATTTCTTATTCACACGTGGGGTTGGTTCGGTTGAAATCAAAACAGGAAATGAAACTATGAGAATTCAAAGTGTTTTCTATTCACCGGAATTAGATAGGAACGTTTTGAGTATAGATCAATTAACCATGCAAGGTTTTACCGTTAACAAAAACGGTGATACTTGTAAGATCTATCCGATGTTCTCTACCCCGGTTGATAACTCTATGAACGAAACAAGTGGATTAACAAGAGAAGAAGAAATAGGGTTACACGAGAAACAGAATATTATCGAAGAAAATGTGCACGACAGTGAGTTTAAGGAAAGGTATCTAAATTCATATTTCGAAGATCTGGATTTGTCCTCACACGAAACAGATTGGAGTATGATGATTGTCAAGAACATGGAATTTAATGAATTTGATGACTGCATTGCATTCATAAATTTATTAGATGATCGTGAATTTGTGATCAAGTATAAACATATGCTTGATTCAAAATTTGAAGAATTAGttaaatggtttttatttaaCTATATGGAAATCACGAGTCGACCGGTTCCACCAGTTGCTTTGCATAAGAGAAAGGTTAATCTATTAAGCCTATACTTGTTGGTAGCCGCGGATGGGGGATACAAAACAGTAACAACAGAAAACATGTGGCCTGCAATAGCGAAGGATATGGGTTTTAACTACGAAGACGGAGATTACATGAGAACAACATATGCCATGTATCTCGATATCTTGGAGTATTACTATAGTTTCAATCAATTTCAGAGGAAAATGCAGGATAAAGAGGTTGTTGTTGAAGAAGGCAGACTTACCGAAAGTCAGCAGAGGGTATCTACCAATGCAGAAGGGGTTCAACAAGAAATTGCACAAGAAACTGCAGGAATGGGACAAGCAGCGCTGTTCACAAGCATTGACGATGAAGATTGGAACAAAGGGAAGAGGAGAAAGCGTTTCAATTTTGATTATGCAAGGTGGGCTGTGGAAGAAGCAAACAAGAGTGTGCTGGATCGGTCAATCAAACATAACCTAGTTTAA